ACCAATCGCGGTCAGCGGATTACGCAGCATCGTCAAGAGAAACCCGCCGATTCGCGCACAACGTAGCCGCAGGCGGCTCACCCGTTTTTCCGGCGGTGTTCGCATTACCGATTCACGACTGACCGACGGCTCAGAGGAAATATTCATGCGTTCGTCCTCGGATCAAAGATTTGATACAACATGTCCGACAGCAGGTTAAGCGTCACGAAGATCAACCCGACTAGCAGCACACATCCCATAACCGCATTCATATCCCCCAGCAGCAGGCTGCCTGTCAGATAGGAACCAAAGCCTGGCCATGAGAAGACCGTTTCGATCAGTACCGCTCCTTCCAGCAGCGAGCCATACGCCAGCGCCACCACCGTCAGAAGCTGAACCAGAATATTGCGAAACGCGTGCGCCCAGACAACGCGGAACTCAGACAACCCTTTCACTCGCGCGGTAATGATGTATTCCTGCGAAAGCTGCGCCAGCATGAAGCTACGCGTCATACGGCTGATATAGGCCAGCGAGTGGAAACCGAGAATCGTGGCGGGCAACACCAGATGGTTCAGCGCGCTGCGGAACACCTCCCACTCGCCCGCCAGTAGCGAATCCACCAGCAGCAGGCCGGTACGGTTCTCCACCAGACCGTCGTAGGCCATATCAACCCGTCCGGCACCGCCCACCCAGTTTAGCCAGGCGTAGAACACCAGCAGCCCCATCATCCCGACCCAGAATATTGGCGTGGAATAACCGGCCAGACTGATAAAACGCACCACATAATCCGCCCACTTGCCGCGTCGCGCCGCAGCCAGCACGCCTAATGGCACGCCCAGACCGGCACCCACGATAATCGCCATGGTGGCAAGCTCGATGGTGGCAGGGAAAACGCGGATAATGTCATCCACGACCGGTCGCCCGGTCAGGAGGGCATTGCCCAAATCCCCATGCATCAGTGAATTGAAGTAAATAAAGAACTGCACATACAGCGGCTTATCCAACCCCAGCTGTTGGTAAACCTGTTGATAGGTACTTTGGTCGGCATCCTGTCCGACAATAGCCAGGACTGGATCGATTGGCATCACGCGGCCGATCACGAAGGTCAGGATTAATAACCCGAACAGCGTGACGACGACCTGAAACAGACGTTTTGCCAAACGACGCAATACTCCACCCGGCTTGATCCAATCAGAGAAAACCATGTTCTTTCTCCTGATATCCCGGTGAGCGGCGACAGCAAACCACCACTCAAGCGGTTATCTCTTTTTAACGTATCTGATCGGGATGATTAGCCGAGAACGTATCGACTACTCATCCGGTTTAACGTGTGGACACTAGCGCTGCTTATACACCTCACGCAGATGCGTCGTAGAAGACGGATGCGGCATATAGCCTTTCACGTCCTTACGCAACACCACAGAATCGATCATCTGCGACACCGGAATGATGGCCGGGAACAGTTCTTCATAGCGATTCTGCGCGTTGATATACATCTGCTTCTGTTTCTGAGGATCTTTCTCCAACAGCGCCTGATCGATCATGTCGTTCAGAGGCTTGTCGTAGAAAGAGGTGCGCCAGCCCTGGAAGTTGGTCAGTTTGGCTTCGTCGCTGTTATCCGGGTTATAGACAACAGAACGCAGGCTGGAGTGAGGATGCGGATCGACGCCGCCACCGCCGCGGCCGACTAGCATATCGAAGTTACGATCGCGCATCGCGCCGTAAACCTGATTACCGGTGCCGGAGATGATTTTGGCTTTGATGCCCGCCTGTGCCAGCGTGGACTGTACCGACGTCGCCAGATTCAGGAACGGCTGATCGGACAGGACACGCAGCGTGGTTTCAAATCCATTCGGGTAGCCCGCTTCAGCCAGCAGTGCTTTAGCACGTGGCACATCAAGCTTGTAGCCAGGATCCGGCAACGTCGCATCCATCCCTTTCTGGATAGGGCGCTGATGATAGAAACCATAGCCAGGCATCACCGTCTTATTCACGCCATCGTAATCGATCAGGTAACGAACCGCTTCGCGCACTTTCGGTTTAGCGAAATACTCGTTTTTCAGGCTCATGGCAACGTAGTACAGCGTGCCTTTTTTCACCTCATCAACCACAACGTCCTTATCTTGTTTCAATGCATTGATATCCGGCACCGACATCCCAGAGGCAACATCAATATCGCCTTTTTCAATCATCAGGCGCAGCGCCTGTGACTCGGTCATGTGACGGAAAATCACGCGACGCATTTTCGCATCGCCCTGCCAGTTGTTCTCAACTTTACTGATGCGCAGCACGTCTTTCGCCTGCCACACGTCCAGCTTGAAGGGGCCGGAACCCGCTTCGTTCGTGGTCAGCCAGCCGTTACCCCAGTCGCCGTTTTTCTCATGCTGCATGACCGTTTTGCTATCCAGCACCGAGCCGCTACCCAGCGTCGCCAGCGAGTAGATCACCAGTTTTGGATCGTTCGGTTTTGGCAGTTCGATTTCAACGGTGTGAGCATCTTTGGCACGGATCATTTTCTCCACGTTTTCCGCGGTGAAGCCGTAGGATTTCCAGGTCGTGGCCTGTGCCATGTTGAGGTTAAGCAGACGCTTCATCGACCAAGCGAAATCTTGCGCCGTTACGGGGTTACCGGAATGGAATTTGGCGTTATCCACCAGATTGAAGGTAATGACCTTACCATCATCACTGACGCTCCAGCTTTTCGCCAGAGAAGGCTGGATGTTACTCAGATTGGCGGGATCCAGCACCACCAGCGAGTCATAGAGGTTGACGATAATGCCCACCACTTCGTTACCGGTCATGGCGGCCGGATCGAGTGAGAGCATGTTGTTCATGTTCATCCCCACGATCAGTTGATCGTCAGGAGTTTTTGCCGATAGAATGGCCGGCGTAGCGGCCATGCAGAGTGAACTTAACAGCAAGGTACGGAGTATTGCGCGTGCTTTCATCATTATTCTCCAGGTGTGGGAGCATGGAAGACGACAACTTTTTATTTTTTAGGTAAGGCTATCTTTCAGATCGAACAAAACTATTCATATAGAACACAACGCTATTCTTTACTTAGGGTATGCTCCTCAATCCAGTCAAAATTAATATCTTCTCCCAGCCCTGGGCGTTGCGGCAGATGCACAAAGCCCTCATTGTCCATCGGATCGACAATCGAATTCAGATACGCAGCAGGTTCGTCATAATCGAGAAAAGGATGTAGCAGCCCGCGCTCATACCAGCGGCAGTTTTTGATCGCCCCCACGACGTTGAGGTTTGGTGCACCGTTACCGTGAACTTCGCAATCCATTCCGAAGGATTCTGCCAAGCTCGCGACCTTCATACACGGCCAGAGACCGCCCACGCCTTGCACGCCCGCACGTAAAATGTCGCATGCGCCTTCTTTAACCCAGTCAGCACGGCTGAAGTATTTGCCTGACAGGCTTTCTGGCCCGATAACATCGATATCCAGGCTCTTGGTCAGCCAGCTGTAAGACGCCATGCTCTGTTCTTCCATCGGCTCTTCAAACCAGGTGAAATCGAGCTTTTGCAGTTCACGGCCGATATACAGCGCATCGCTACGGCTGTACCAGTGGTAACCATCCAGCATCAGACAGATATCCGGGCCAACCGCTTCACGGACTGCCGCACAGGCTTGTACGTCAATCTTCGGGCTAGGCGCGAACGACACCGGTGGCATCCAGGTATGCAACTTGATGGCTTTATAGCCGCGCTGCACCAGCTTTTCTGCGAACTGGCCGTATTCCTCTGGCGTAGATAAGCCACCTTCCAGCTCGTCACCACACATGGTGCTGCCGTAAGCAGGGACTTTCTCACGATAGCCGCCGAGCAGTTTATGCACTGGCATATTCAGCACGCGACCTTGCAGATCCCACAGTGCGGATTCCACAATCGACAGCGCGCGGTCGGTCAGTTGGTTGGCGCTACCGCGCTGCCAGTGCACCAGATCCTGCCACAGGCGCTCACGGTCGAACGGGTTTTGCCCAATCAACACCTTGCGGAAGAAAGCATTCACGATATGAGGACGAATCACTTCCGGCGGCGCGAAAGCGTAACCTTTTTGACCGTCATCTGCCGTGATGGTTAACAGCGCCATCTTGGCCTGATTTTCAGGTCCCGGGTGTGAATGACCCGCACTGTCGGAAACCCGGCGTGTGGGATAAGTGAAGACGGTGACATCAATTGATTCTATTTTCACGTTGTTACCTGCCTTGATGTTTAACACAACTCATGTACAAGATTGACGAATGTAAGCCGTATAAATAATTAAAGAATAACCCCACTGACTGTGTTGGCCTTGTCGCTAAAAAACACCGCTATTTTTCTGGTACGACCTTATAAATCGATCAATGTCACAGAAAAGGAATTGCGTGCTAATTAAAAAAAAATGCTGTTTTATTTTCAATTATTAAGGTTGTGACGCCGTTAGTCATTAGGCAATTTCTTCCATATGATGAAATTATGTCACTGATAATTGTGCAATTGCACACAAACCTGTGAGCATTATCACCAGAACATTTCATATCCTTACTAAACAAATGGATAATCCCTTAGTTTTATTTTTAAACGCTCAGGAACGTGAATGATTGACGAGAGGGACGATTACTCTGATCGCGGATTGCCCGCTAACCAGTCGGCTTCTGACCAAAAGCGTGCTATAGGTCTCATTTTTGTCAGTCGCTAAAACCCCAACAAAAACCAATACTTAATAAAAAATAAGTAAAATCATAAACATACTCATAAAGTAGTATATAAAAGACTATTTGATGTACATCAATAAGCGCCCAGTGTGGAGCGATAAGGTAACCTCAGAAGACGCAATTTTGAGGCAAAAATGAACAAAGTCAGACTCGCTGTTATCGGTAACGGGATGGTTGGCCACCGTTTTATCGAAGAGTTGCTGGATAAGGCTCCAACGTCCACCTACGATATTACCGTTTTTTGTGAAGAACCCCGCGTTGCCTACGATCGTGTCCACCTCTCTTCTTACTTCGCGCACCACACGGTAGAAGAGCTCTCTTTAGTACGCGAAGGCTACTACGAAAAAAATGGCGTTAACGTCTTGCTCGGTGAACGCGCCATCACCATCAACCGCAGTGAAAAAGCCATTCACTCCAATTCCGGCCGTACCGTGTATTACGACAAGTTAGTCATGGCAACCGGCTCCTATCCGTGGATCCCGTCAATCAAAGGATCAAACGGGCAAGACTGTTTCGTGTACCGCACGATTGAAGACCTGAACGCCATCGAAAACTGCGCACGCCGCAGCAAACGCGGCGCGGTAATCGGCGGAGGTCTATTAGGTCTGGAAGCCGCTGGCGCACTGAAACACCTTGGCGTGGAAACGCACGTTATTGAGTTCGCCCCGGTGCTCATGGCCGAACAGCTGGATGCACAGGGCGGCGCCCTGCTGCAACGCAAGATTGAAAACATGGGTGTGCGTGTGCACACCAGCAAGAATACGCAGGCCATTCAGCATTCCGGTCTGGAAAACCGCAAGACGATGGTGTTTGCCGACGGCAGCACGCTGGAAGTCGACTTCATCGTGTTCTCGACCGGTATCCGCGCACAGGACAAACTGGCGCGTCAGTGTGCGCTGGAAATCGGCCCACGCGGCGGTATCGCGATTAACGACTGGTGCCAAACCTCCGACCCGGACGTCTACGCCATTGGCGAATGTGCCGCCTGGCAGGGCCGGCCATTTGGTCTCGTCGCCCCCGGCTACAAGATGGCGCAGGTTGCCGTCGACCACCTGTTAGGGCATGAAAACCGATTCCAGGGTGCCGACATGAGCGCCAAGCTCAAGCTGATGGGCGTCGATGTCGGCGGGATTGGCGACGCACACGGCCATACGCCGGGTTCTCGCAGCTACATGTGGCTGGATGAAAATAAAGAAACCTACAAACGCCTGATCGTCAGCGCCGACAATAAAACGCTGCTCGGTGCTGTGCTGGTCGGCGACACGCGGGATTACGGCAACCTGCTGCAATTCATGCTGAACAAAATCCCGCTGCCGGATTCTCCTGAAGCGCTGATTCTTCCTGCGTCCGCTGGCAGTGCCAAACCGACTCTAGGTGTCGATGCTCTGCCAGAAAGTGCGCAAATCTGCTCCTGCTTCGACGTATCCAAAGGCGACATCATCAAAGCGATTAACGGCGGCTGTCATACCGTCGCGGCGCTTAAGGAAACCACCAAAGCCGGTACGGGCTGCGGCGGCTGTATCCCGCTGCTTACGCAGGTGTTGAACGCGGAACTCAGCAAACAGGGGATCGAAGTCAATAATCACCTGTGTGAACACTTCGCCTATTCGCGTCAGGAGCTATACCACCTGATCCAAATCGAAAAAATCAAAACGTTCGATCAACTGTTGGAGAAACACGGTTCAGGCTACGGCTGTGAGGTCTGTAAACCGACCGTGGCGTCCCTGCTAGCTTCCTGCTGGAACGAGTACGTGCTCAAACCGCAGCATACGCCGTTGCAAGATTCCAACGATAACTTCCTCGGCAATATCCAGAAAGACGGCACTTACTCCGTGATCCCACGCTCCGCAGGCGGGGAAATCACACCGGATGGCCTGATCGCCATTGGTCGCATCGCGAAGCAATACAACCTGTACACCAAAATGACTGGCTCTCAGCGCATGGCGCTATTCGGCGTACAGAAAGACGACCTGCCTGACGTATGGTCTCAGCTCATCGAAGCCGGGTTTGAAACTGGCCACGCTTACGCCAAGGCATTACGTATGGCAAAAACCTGCGTCGGCAGCACCTGGTGCCGCTTTGGCGTCGGCGACAGCGTAGGCTTTGGCGTCGAGCTGGAAAACCGCTACAAAGGCATCCGCACGCCGCACAAAATGAAGTTTGGCGTCTCCGGCTGTACACGGGAATGTGCAGAAGCGCAGGGTAAAGACGTGGGGATTATCGCCACCGAAAAAGGCTGGAACCTCTATGTATGCGGCAACGGCGGGATGAAGCCGCGCCACGCCGACCTGCTGGCCGCCGACTTAGACCGCGAAACGGTAGTCCGCTATCTGGACCGCTTCATGATGTTCTACATTCGCACGGCCGATAAGCTTCAGCGTACGTCCGTCTGGCTGGATAATCTCGAAGGCGGCATCGACTATCTGCGCAATGTGATTGTGAAAGACAAACTGGGCATTAACGATCGGCTTGAAGCGGATATCGCACGGTTGCGAGAAGGCTACGCCTGCGAATGGCAGGCGACGCTGGAAGATCCGGAAGCACAGAAACGCTTTGCCCACTTCATTAACAGTCCGGTACGTGACCCAAACGTGCAAATGGTGAGTGAACGTCAACAACACCGTCCAGCACGCCCTGCCGAGCGTATTCCGGTGAAACAGATTGAACTGGAAGGGGAAAGCGCATGAGCCAGTGGACAACCGTATGTAAATTAGACGACATCCTGCCCGGCACTGGCGTTTGCGCCCTCGTCGAGCAGCAACAGATTGCCGTGTTCCGCCCACGTAACGATGAGCAGGTTTACGCCATCAGCAATATCGACCCGTTCGCGCAGGCGAGCGTATTAAGTCGCGGGATAGTGGGCGAGCATCAAGGCGATCTTTGGGTGGCAAGTCCATTGAAAAAACAGCATTTCCGCCTTTATGATGGCTTCTGTCTGGAGGATGGAGCCTATTCTGTTGCAGCTTATGATACTCAGGTAACAAACGGTAATGTGCAAATATCCATCGCAGACCGTGACATCGCGGTTGATAATAGCCAACCATTACCCTAATAACCTGAGCTTTCAAGAGGCGTTACATGGATTACCTGCCAATATTCTGTCAGTTGCACGATAAACCTTGTCTATTGGTAGGAGGGGGGGAAATAGCCGAGCGCAAAGCCCGGCTATTGCTGGATGCTGGCGCAGTGATTACCGTCAATGCGCTCGATTTTAACGATCAATTTCGGGCGTGGGAGCAGGATGCTCAATTAACGCTGGTACAAGGCACTTTCGATCCCACGTTACTGGACGCGGTGTGGCTGGTGATTGCCGCCACTGACGATCAGGACGTCAATAACCATGTCTATGCCAGCGCCAGTGAGCGCCGGATTTTCTGTAACGTGGTGGATTCACCAGAACGCGCCAGCTTCATTATGCCGTCGATCATCGACCGTTCACCGCTGATGGTCGCGGTGTCTTCTGGCGGTGCCGCACCGGTATTGGCTCGACTACTGCGGGAAAAACTGGAAAGTATTCTGCCGCAAAATCTCGGTAAGCTGGCGACATACGCAGGTGAATTGCGCAGTCGGGTCAAAAGCCGGTTCCGCAATATGAGCGCACGCCGCCGCTTCTGGGAAAAGCTCTTCGTACACGATCGGCTGGCGCAGGCGCTGGCCAATGACAATAGCCAGAGCGTTCAACAACTGACGGAACTGCTTTTCTCCGCGCCGCTCGATGACCGGGGTGAAGTCACGCTGGTCGGCGCAGGGCCGGGCGATGCGGGATTGCTGACGTTGAAAGGCCTACAGCATCTCCAGCAGGCCGACATCGTCGTTTACGATCGACTGGTGTCGAAAGAGATTCTCAACCTGTCACGCCGCGACGCCGAGCGAATCTTCGTCGGCAAAGCCTCTGGCTATCACAGCGTTCCTCAGGATCACATCAATCAACTGCTGGAAGAAAAGGCACGCGCCGGTCATCGGGTCGTTAGGCTGAAAGGCGGTGACCCCTTTATCTTCGGCCGTGGAGCCGAAGAGCTGGAGCACCTGCAACAGGCAGGAATACCGTTCTCCGTCGTGCCCGGAATTACGGCCGCGTCGGGCTGTTCAGCCTACAGCGGTATCCCGCTCACCCATCGCGATCACTCACAGGGCGTAAGGCTGATCACCGGACACGTCAAGCATGATACCGATCTGGACTGGTCCAGCCTCGCCGCGGAAAAACAGACGCTGGTGTTTTACATGGGGCTTCAGCAGGCTGAGCACATTCAAAGTAAGCTCATCGAACAGCAGTTACCGGAAACCGTGCCTGTCGCGATTATCGAAAACGGCACTTCAACCAAACAGCGCGTTCTGAGTGGACAGCTCTCCCAACTGCGCGAATTAGCGCAGCAGGCCAGCAGCCCGAGTTTGATCATCATCGGCAACGTTGTCGGGCTGCGGGAAAAATTGAGCTGGTTCTCTGACCAGACAGCATAATCCTCTCCCTATCGCACTACTCACCCGCTATCCGCTCTGCCGGATAGCGGTTATTGCACCATCATAATGCAATACCCCGTCAGATAGCATAACAATGCACTATTTTGAACATACCCCCTTACAAAATGTCACTTTAATGCTTTACCGCAGGCCACATCTGCCTTATTTTGACTAGGCCGTGTCCCTTAACTTAACAACCGTTTTAAAAATAACCTGATCGCTCCCAGTTTTAGCATACTCAGGTAGTTTCTGGCTGTTTTCTCCGAGCGGGTGGCAATACGGCGATTTTCTTTAAGTATCGCAAAGCAGCGCTCCACGACATTGCGTTTTTTGTACAGGCGCGTGTCGAGGGGGCGACGTCCGTCCTGACTGGCCTTCTCATTCGATTTAAACGGAATAACCGCTTTTATTCCTTTCATTTTCAAATGAATGCGAAGGTTTTTACCTGAATAACCCTTATCCGCCAGCACCGCTTTCGGACGTGATTTCAGGTGCCCGCTTTTTCGGATAATCCCGACCCGGTTGAGCAACCTTTCCGCGTATCGGCTTTCGTGGGCCTGTCCACCGCTCAGGCAAAAACTCAGTGGTAATCCTGTGCCATCTGTCGCCAGATGGATTTTGGTGCCAAAGCCGCCGCGAGAGCGACCCAGCCCATGGTCCTCGCATTCATCGGGATGTTTTTTTTCGCACCCGCGGCCGCTTTCAGGGCGCGAACGTTACTGCCATCCAGCGCGATAACATCCCAGTCAATCAGCGCTTTTTCATCCAGAATCTGGAGTAATTTATTGAAAATGCTGTTCATTATTCCGGCTTTAGACCACCGATTGAAGCGGTTGTAAATGGTTTTCCATTGACCATAACGCTCAGGTAAATCCCGCCAGGGTGCGCCAGAGCAAAGCACCCAAAATATGCCATTCATGACATGTCTGTGCGCAAAATAAGGACGCCCGCCTCGGGAAGAGCCTCTTTCAGGTGGCAGCATGGGAGAAATCAACGCCCAGGCGTCATCGGGAAAATCGTAACGAGCCAAATTAAAGGACTTTTTGTGGTGAAATCATGTCCCTGATTGTACAAAAAATAGTTACGGGACACACCCTAGGTGAATTCGGCGAAGGTCTGCCGATTATCGCCATTCTGGGTGAATACGATGCGCTGCCGGGCCTGAGCCAGCAGGCGAATGTCGCTGAGCCAAAACCGCTGGAAAACGGTGGCAATGGCCACGGTTGCGGGCACAATCTACTCGGTACCGCAGCGCTACAGGCGGCAACGGCAGTGAAAGATTATCTGCAAAAGCACGCACTGGCTGGAACCGTGCGCTTTTACGGCTGCCCTGCGGAAGAAGGCGGATCGTCCAAAGGTTTTATGGTTAAGGAAGGCGTTTTTGACGACGTCGATATCGCCCTCTGCTGGCACCCAGCAACCTTCACCGGCGTCAACAGCCCGGTCTCGCTGGCCTGTAACGAACTGAATTTTCACTTCAAAGGTCGTGCAGCTCATGCCGCCAGCAGCCCACATCTGGGACGCAGCGCGCTGGATGCCGTGGAACTCATGAACGTTGGCGTGAATTACATGCGCGAGCACATGCCGTCCTCCGCCCGCATCCACTATGCGATTACCGACAGCGGCGGCCACGCCCCGAACGTCGTTCAGGCCAACGCTACCGTGCGTTACCTCGTACGGGCACGTCAATTGCCGGAACTGCACCAGTTAGTCAAACGCGTGAAGAAAATTGCCGAAGGCGCGGCGCTGATGACGGAAACCGAAGTCCGCAGCGAAGTGATTAGCGGTGATGCCAATCTGCTGGCGAACCCGCCGCTGGAAGCGCGTATGCACGAACATCTGCTGGCGCTCGGCCCGATACCGTTCGATGACGAAGACCGCAAAATGGCAGCGATGTTCCAGACCGCGCTGAGCGCCGAAGACATTGCCGAATCCTACGCGCGTTTCGGCGTTAAACCGCAGCCGGGTTTAACGCTGCATGACGGAATTTATCCTCTGTATAGCCCGAATGATGCTTTCATCGGTTCTACGGACGTGGGGACGGTCAGTTGGGTTGTGCCAACCGTGCAGATTCGCAGCGCCACTTACGCCATCGGCACACCAGCGCATTCATGGCAGTTGGTCGCACAGGGGAAAACTGGGGCCGCACACAAAGGCACGGAATACGCAGCGAAAGCAATGGCCTCACTGGCTATCGATCTGCTGGCCACGCCCGAACTGATTGCACAGGCAAAAGCCGACCACCAGAAAAGATTGCAGCAGACACCGTTTGAGAACCCGATTCCAGACGACGTATTTCCGCCTATCCCACGGGGATAAGAGGCCGATTCGCAGGGATAGATAAGCAGTAGCAGGAAACCGTCAGGAGAGAGCCTCCTGACGGTAATTAAGAGTTACGGACGGCCAACAAAACCGATAGCGTCGTAGACTTTCTTCAGCGTTTCCTGTGCGCGAGCACTCGCTTTGTCAGCCCCTTCGCGCATGATCTGTTGCAGGAAAGCCTCATCGTTACGGTAACGGTGATAACGCTCTTGCAGCTCAGACAGCATACCGGATACGGCATCCGCCACCGCGCCTTTCAGGTGACCATACATCTGGCCGTTAAATTCCTGCTCCAGCTCAGGGATGGTTTTTCCCGTCACGCCGGACAGAATATCCAACAGGTTGGATACCCCAGCTTTATTCGCAACATCATAGCGCACGACTGGCGGCTCATCGGAATCCGTCATCGCGCGTTTGATCTTCTTCGCCACCGCTTTCGGATCTTCCAGCAGCCCGATAACGTTATTGCGATTATCGTCAGACTTTGACATCTTCTTGGTCGGTTCTAGCAGCGACATCACGCGGGCGCCCGATTTCGGAATGAACGGCTCTGGTACTTTGAAAATGTCGCCATACAGACTGTTGAAACGCTGCCCGACGTCACGGCTCAGCTCCAGATGCTGTTTCTGATCTTCACCCACCGGCACCTGATTCGTTTGGTACAGCAGGATATCCGCCGCCATCAGCACGGGATAACTAAACAGGCCGGCGTTGATGTTCTCTTCGTAACGCGCGGATTTATCCTTGAACTGCGTCATGCGGCTCAGTTCGCCGAAATACGCGTAGCAGTTCAGTATCCAGCTCAGTTGGCTGTGCTCAGGCACGTGCGACTGAACAAAAATGGTGCTCTTTTTCGGATCGATGCCACAGGCCAGATACAGCGCCAGCGTATCCAGCGTCGCTTTTCTCAGCGCCTGCGGATCCTGACGTACCGTGATGGCATGCAAATCCACAATGCAATAGATGCAGTCGTAATCGTCCTGCATGTTGACCCACTGACGTAACGCCCCCATGTAGTTACCAATGGTCAATTCACCAGACGGCTGCGCACCGCTAAATACAATGGGCTTGCTCATACTAAGGGTTCCTGATTGTGTGAAGAAGAATGCCCGATCAGGGGCAAAATATCGGCAAAACGATCCAGAACGATATCCGGCTGACTCAGCTCGATCGCTTCACCATAGTTATAACCATACGTCATGCCGATACTGCGGCAGCTCGCCGCCTGTGCCGCCTGAATATCATTGCGGGAGTCGCCGACGAACAGGAGTTCGCTGGCACGCAGCCCCAGCTTACCGAGTACCAGATAGAGCGGCGCAGGATGCGGCTTTTTCACAATAACGTCATCGCCACCGATGATCAGCGAGAAATAGTCGCCAATCCCTA
This genomic interval from Pectobacterium aquaticum contains the following:
- a CDS encoding IS5 family transposase (programmed frameshift), which produces MARYDFPDDAWALISPMLPPERGSSRGGRPYFAHRHVMNGIFWVLCSGAPWRDLPERYGQWKTIYNRFNRWSKAGIMNSIFNKLLQILDEKALIDWDVIALDGSNVRALKAAAGAKKKHPDECEDHGLGRSRGGFGTKIHLATDGTGLPLSFCLSGGQAHESRYAERLLNRVGIIRKSGHLKSRPKAVLADKGYSGKNLRIHLKMKGIKAVIPFKSNEKASQDGRRPLDTRLYKKRNVVERCFAILKENRRIATRSEKTARNYLSMLKLGAIRLFLKRLLS
- the trpS gene encoding tryptophan--tRNA ligase, producing the protein MSKPIVFSGAQPSGELTIGNYMGALRQWVNMQDDYDCIYCIVDLHAITVRQDPQALRKATLDTLALYLACGIDPKKSTIFVQSHVPEHSQLSWILNCYAYFGELSRMTQFKDKSARYEENINAGLFSYPVLMAADILLYQTNQVPVGEDQKQHLELSRDVGQRFNSLYGDIFKVPEPFIPKSGARVMSLLEPTKKMSKSDDNRNNVIGLLEDPKAVAKKIKRAMTDSDEPPVVRYDVANKAGVSNLLDILSGVTGKTIPELEQEFNGQMYGHLKGAVADAVSGMLSELQERYHRYRNDEAFLQQIMREGADKASARAQETLKKVYDAIGFVGRP
- a CDS encoding M20 family metallopeptidase, which produces MSLIVQKIVTGHTLGEFGEGLPIIAILGEYDALPGLSQQANVAEPKPLENGGNGHGCGHNLLGTAALQAATAVKDYLQKHALAGTVRFYGCPAEEGGSSKGFMVKEGVFDDVDIALCWHPATFTGVNSPVSLACNELNFHFKGRAAHAASSPHLGRSALDAVELMNVGVNYMREHMPSSARIHYAITDSGGHAPNVVQANATVRYLVRARQLPELHQLVKRVKKIAEGAALMTETEVRSEVISGDANLLANPPLEARMHEHLLALGPIPFDDEDRKMAAMFQTALSAEDIAESYARFGVKPQPGLTLHDGIYPLYSPNDAFIGSTDVGTVSWVVPTVQIRSATYAIGTPAHSWQLVAQGKTGAAHKGTEYAAKAMASLAIDLLATPELIAQAKADHQKRLQQTPFENPIPDDVFPPIPRG